A genomic region of Glycine max cultivar Williams 82 chromosome 15, Glycine_max_v4.0, whole genome shotgun sequence contains the following coding sequences:
- the LOC100816531 gene encoding protein LNK1 isoform X2, which produces MIQKERMLEKDSWSHTPEGVFSSCGSDSSKEAKRLTSDDTGMPDHCFKSSNLDSGGCELCEDDIILGDKCVVENDSVCQYPTSHISQVDNELSFLDNDGWLDIGDFEDVDRMLSCDLTFGAGSLNNEEEFCWLSSSHGAEGSDDALKSDFKFSYAEMSPLKNISDYNMDSKESIVGLPINDPNQRSSALDEKIRSQMDVIDNGVPAPLSMFSESDSDMKSVNIDDLLPKEKLQRKLPKPSAGRRKNGYLQNGGSVHPYADPEQCADTKQSFGASSSGVTSLDSIQKHKLNIDSDSLGCIQTQIPMTRPDYSHAPNHTSLFPTLSGSRSEHDGHLSPSLKESSYASNMESSHGHSLEAAALKTKENREKLYNCCDGPLNSSFKNENTPNQMPFCSPGSAQQVGHHFENENEGHSEFRGVGLGFSPEIDSSTVQESSSMGSALDQASLEATSFCHLQQIMDQLDIKTKMCIRDSLYRLAKSAEHRHNNSNANGCIGDDETCKAMMAQDANSFIQVCRINGYGN; this is translated from the exons AtgattcaaaaagaaagaatgCTGGAAAAGGATTCATGGTCTCACACACCTGAAGGTGTGTTTTCTTCATGTGGTAGTGACTCAAGCAAAGAAGCCAAAAGGCTAACATCAGATGACACGGGCATGCCCGATCATTGCTTCAAGAGCAGTAATTTAGATTCTGGTGGTTGTGAGCTCTGTGAAGATGATATTATCTTGGGAGACAAGTGTGTGGTGGAAAATGATAGTGTCTGTCAATATCCAACCAGTCACATATCCCAAGTTGACAATGAACTCAGTTTTCTTGATAATGATGGGTGGCTGGATATAGGAGACTTTGAAGATGTTGACAGGATGTT AAGTTGTGATTTAACATTTGGAGCGGGAAGTCTCAATAACGAAGAGGAGTTTTGCTGGCTCTCATCTTCTCATGGTGCTGAAGGTTCTGATGATGCATTGAAGTCTGACTTCAAGTTTTCATATGCAGAAATGAGTCCATTGAAAAATATATCAGATTATAATATGGATTCCAAGGAAAGTATTGTAGGTCTTCCGATCAATGATCCCAACCAAAGATCATCTGCTCTTGATGAAAAAATCAGGTCTCAAATGGATGTTATTGACAATGGTGTCCCTGCTCCATTATCAATGTTCAGTGAGAGTGATTCAGACATGAAATCTGTTAATATAGATGACTTGCTGCCCAAAGAAAAG CTGCAGAGGAAGTTGCCAAAGCCATCAGCGGGAAGGCGAAAAAATGGTTACCTACAAAATGGTGGttctgtgcatccttatgctgatCCAGAGCAATGTGCAGATACAAAGCAATCCTTTGGAGCCTCTTCCAGTGGGGTTACTTCTCTTGATAGCATCCAGAAACATAAGTTGAACATAGATTCTGATTCTTTAGGCTGTATACAGACACAAATTCCTATGACACGCCCTGACTATAGTCATGCTCCAAATCACACTTCCCTCTTTCCGACTTTGTCTGGATCAAGATCTGAGCATGATGGACATCTGTCTCCTTCTCTTAAAGAATCATCTTATGCATCAAACATGGAGAGTTCCCATGGTCATTCTTTGGAGGCTGCggccttgaaaacaaaagagaaTAGAGAAAAGTTGTATAATTGCTGTGATGGACCCCTAAATAGTAgtttcaaaaatgaaaatacaccAAATCAAATGCCATTTTGCAGTCCGGGTTCAGCTCAGCAAGTAGGTCatcattttgaaaatgaaaatgaaggtCATAGTGAATTCCGAGGAGTTGGCCTAGGCTTTTCACCAGAAATAGATTCATCAACAGTGCAGGAAAGCTCATCCATGGGCTCTGCTCTGGACCAAGCTTCACTTGAAGCAACTAGCTTTTGCCACCTGCAACAGATCATGGATCAG TTGGATATTAAAACCAAAATGTGCATAAGGGACAGTCTATACCGCTTGGCTAAGAGTGCTGAGCATAGACACAATAATTCAAATGCAAATGGTTGCATTGGAGACGATGAAACATGCAAAGCAATGATGGCGCAGGATGCAAACAG TTTCATTCAGGTGTGCCGGATTAATGGATATGGAAACTGA
- the LOC100816006 gene encoding probable inactive receptor kinase At2g26730 — translation MNISIILNVVLLLAIILLLLLYYNTTRKLNKIVKLGQIPTVKEKESDDVEISVDKKIEIGEGTKMVTVEERKELVFFDDKARFQMGELLRASAEALGHGILGNSYKAMLNDGSTIVVKRLRDLKPLSKEEFAKILNAIAEMKHPNLLPLLAYYHSRDEKLMLYTYSERGNLFSRLHDGRGGNRVPFSWNSRLSVARGVARALVYLHLNSKFHNVVPHGNLRSSNVLFDENDAVLVSDFGLASLIAQPIAAQHMVVYKSPEYGYARRVTVQSDVWSYGSLLIELLTGKVSVCSAPPGTNGVDLCSWVHRAVREEWTAEIFDKEICGQKSALPGMLRLLQIAMRCIERFPEKRPEMKEVMREVEKIQQAPEDDDDGSVDRSLTDDSLSTSTSIIGDER, via the exons ATGAATATTTCAATTATTCTCAATGTGGTTCTTCTGCTTGCAATTATATTGTTATTGCTGCTTTACTACAACACAACCAGAAAGCTCAATAAAATAGTGAAGCTAGGGCAGATTCCCAcagtcaaagaaaaagagagtgaTGATGTGGAAATCAGTGTTGACAAGAAGATAGAAATAGGAGAGGGGACAAAGATGGTGACAGTGGAAGAGAGAAAGGAACTCGTGTTCTTTGATGATAAGGCAAGATTTCAAATGGGTGAACTTCTTAGAGCTTCTGCTGAGGCACTGGGTCACGGGATCTTGGGAAATAGTTATAAGGCTATGCTGAATGATGGATCTACCATTGTTGTAAAGAGGCTAAGGGACTTAAAACCACTCTCTAAGGAGGAATTTGCAAAGATATTAAATGCGATTGCTGAGATGAAGCACCCCAATTTGTTGCCTTTGCTTGCTTACTACCATTCCAGAGATGAGAAGCTTATGCTCTACACATACTCAGAGAGGGGAAATCTTTTCTCCCGGCTTCATG ATGGTAGAGGTGGAAACCGAGTCCCATTCAGTTGGAACTCAAGATTGTCAGTTGCAAGAGGAGTGGCTCGAGCATTGGTGTACCTGCACCTCAACAGCAAGTTCCACAACGTTGTCCCACACGGCAACTTGCGGTCTTCAAACGTATTATTCGATGAAAACGATGCAGTTCTTGTCTCTGACTTCGGTCTTGCATCCTTGATAGCACAACCAATTGCAGCTCAGCACATGGTTGTCTACAAATCACCTGAATACGGGTATGCAAGAAGGGTGACAGTGCAATCCGATGTTTGGAGCTATGGATCACTTCTGATAGAGCTTCTAACTGGGAAAGTGTCTGTGTGCTCAGCTCCACCAGGGACCAATGGGGTGGATCTATGCAGTTGGGTTCACAGAGCTGTAAGGGAGGAATGGACTGCTGAGATATTTGACAAAGAAATTTGTGGCCAAAAGAGTGCACTTCCTGGGATGCTGAGGTTGCTGCAGATTGCAATGCGTTGCATTGAGAGGTTCCCTGAAAAGCGTCCTGAGATGAAGGAGGTGATGAGGGAAGTGGAGAAAATACAGCAGGCACccgaagatgatgatgatggatcTGTGGATAGGTCCCTAACTGATGATTCCCTTTCAACCAGCACTTCTATCATTGGAGATGAAAGATAG
- the LOC100817064 gene encoding pumilio homolog 2, which yields MARETIEKVRDDVELEEELEMLLDEIPHATSHNLLRYHHHHRHGHGDDDGGAFVTKQTQYGHGHGHGMYYDDDFKSPISGFFLQSDGSSSSLFSSSPPPFEDLKSSVASRSSYYPNTTTTNNNSNLFFDPKIPDSTVKLNEAERLVHELSLCANFSKMHVADNNNNNNNNRRHNPNVLTFRDFVNHVHNTRRGGDCTDFERGFCDSVGFQSPFTRTRSPIAPAAEINSALSGLTQDHKIPNLFGSSLQPCTGWREHDSMVSQLNGFSAGSMDSLRCGSQLMNDYHFRGGMAPELVGSLSRSPAFDSSFYAQKYLMNLLEERGGSRLPNNSFCGNFKPCVSVQELLQYGLFQPNPNARGVPLSNARIPQGNLDAITSEGSFIIQGEGLNYVGVSRGSDHSWCQRAVLESGFAKQLPRSELDIQHQITGYENPRSPRNACSFPLLPNYNSLAEAQGLIYLIAKDQHGCRFLQRIFDEGTPEDVQVIFNEIIDHVVELMMNPFGNYLMQKLLDVCDENQRMQMILMVTEEPGQLVRISLNTHGTRVVQKVIETLKTRQQISLVVAALEPGFLALIKDLNGNHVVQHCLQCLSNEDNKFIFVAAAKYCVDIATHQHGCCVLQRCIGHSRGEHREKLVEEISANALLLAQDQFGNYVVQFILDLRIPSATATLSLQFEGKYVHLSMQKFGSHVVEKCLAVFNDENRSRVIHELLSAPHFEQLLQDPHANYVIQSAVRHSEGHVHNLLVEAIESHKAISRNSPYSKKIFSQKLLKK from the exons ATGGCGAGAGAGACGATAGAAAAAGTGAGAGACGATGTGGAACTGGAGGAGGAGCTAGAAATGTTGCTGGATGAGATCCCTCACGCCACATCGCACAATCTCCTTcgctatcatcatcatcatcggcATGGTCATGGTGATGACGATGGCGGCGCTTTCGTAACGAAACAGACACAATATGGTCATGGTCatggccatggaatgtattatgATGATGACTTCAAATCCCCTATAAGTGGGTTTTTTCTGCAATCTGACGGTTCTTCTTCGAGTTTGTTCTCGTCATCGCCTCCTCCTTTTGAGGACCTCAAATCCAGCGTGGCTTCTAGAAGCTCCTATTACcccaacaccaccaccaccaacaacaacagcaacctcTTCTTCGATCCTAAGATCCCTGATTCCACTGTCAAGCTCAATGAGGCTGAGAGGTTGGTTCATGAACTAAGCCTCTGCGCCAATTTCAGCAAAATGCACGTtgctgataataataataataataataacaatagacGCCACAATCCCAATGTGCTTACGTTTCGTGATTTTGTCAATCATGTTCACAACACGCGACGAGGTGGGGACTGTACCGATTTTGAGAGAGGGTTTTGTGATTCTGTGGGGTTTCAATCCCCGTTTACCAGGACAAGGAGTCCTATCGCTCCTGCTGCTGAGATTAATTCAGCTTTGTCAGGATTAACTCAGGATCATAAAATACCTAATTTATTTGGATCATCGCTGCAGCCATGTACCGGATGGCGTGAACATGATAGTATGGTCTCTCAATTGAATGGATTCAGTGCTGGTTCAATGGATTCTCTGAGGTGCGGAAGCCAGCTGATGAACGACTACCATTTTAGGGGAGGCATGGCACCGGAGCTTGTTGGTTCCTTGAGCAGGAGTCCGGCGTTTGATTCTTCATTTTATGCGCAGAAATATCTAATGAATTTATTGGAAGAAAGGGGGGGGTCAAGATTGCCTAACAATTCTTTCTGTGGTAATTTTAAGCCTTGTGTGAGTGTTCAGGAGTTGCTGCAGTATGGCCTTTTTCAGCCTAATCCTAATGCAAGAGGTGTGCCACTTTCAAATGCTAGGATCCCCCAAGGTAATCTAGATGCTATTACAAGTGAGGGGAGTTTCATTATACAAGGGGAAGGTTTAAATTATGTAGGGGTTAGTAGGGGTTCGGATCATTCATGGTGTCAGCGTGCTGTGCTCGAAAGTGGCTTTGCTAAGCAGCTACCGAGGTCGGAGCTAGACATCCAACACCAGATTACCGGATATGAAAATCCTAGGAGTCCAAGGAACGCTTGCTCATTCCCTTTGCTACCCAATTATAATTCCCTAGCAGAAGCTCAAGGGTTGATATATTTAATAGCCAAAGACCAGCATGGCTGTAGATTCCTGCAAAGAATATTTGACGAGGGTACACCGGAAGATGTTCAAGTGATATTTAATGAGATCATTGATCATGTCGTGGAACTTATGATGAATCCTTTTGGAAATTACCTAATGCAGAAGCTGTTGGATGTCTGTGATGAAAACCAGAGAATGCAGATGATACTCATGGTGACCGAGGAGCCagggcagcttgtcagaatctCTTTAAACACTCATGG CACTCGCGTGGTACAAAAGGTGATTGAGACTCTTAAAACTAGGCAGCAAATTTCATTAGTTGTAGCAGCTCTTGAACCAGGATTCTTGGCCCTCATCAAAGATCTTAATGGAAATCATGTGGTTCAGCATTGTTTGCAATGCCTAAGCAATGAAGATAACAAA TTCATATTTGTTGCTGCTGCAAAGTATTGTGTTGACATTGCAACTCATCAACATGGATGTTGTGTTCTGCAAAGATGCATTGGTCATTCAAGAGGGGAGCACAGAGAAAAACTGGTTGAAGAAATATCTGCTAATGCACTTCTGCTAGCTCAAGATCAATTTGG AAATTATGTTGTTCAATTTATCTTAGACTTGAGGATTCCTTCAGCCACTGCAACTTTAAGCTTGCAATTTGAAGGTAAATATGTGCACCTGTCAATGCAGAAGTTCGGCAGCCATGTGGTTGAAAAATGTCTTGCAGTATTCAATGATGAGAATCGATCAAGAGTCATTCATGAACTGCTCTCTGCTCCTCACTTCGAACAGTTGCTTCAAGATCCACATGCAAATTATGTTATTCAATCAGCTGTTCGACATTCTGAG GGCCATGTGCATAATTTACTAGTCGAAGCCATTGAGTCCCACAAAGCAATTTCACGGAATAGCCCATATTCCAAGAAGATTTTCTCGCAGAAGCTTTTGAAGAAATGA
- the LOC100816531 gene encoding protein LNK1 isoform X1, protein MIQKERMLEKDSWSHTPEGVFSSCGSDSSKEAKRLTSDDTGMPDHCFKSSNLDSGGCELCEDDIILGDKCVVENDSVCQYPTSHISQVDNELSFLDNDGWLDIGDFEDVDRMLSCDLTFGAGSLNNEEEFCWLSSSHGAEGSDDALKSDFKFSYAEMSPLKNISDYNMDSKESIVGLPINDPNQRSSALDEKIRSQMDVIDNGVPAPLSMFSESDSDMKSVNIDDLLPKEKLQRKLPKPSAGRRKNGYLQNGGSVHPYADPEQCADTKQSFGASSSGVTSLDSIQKHKLNIDSDSLGCIQTQIPMTRPDYSHAPNHTSLFPTLSGSRSEHDGHLSPSLKESSYASNMESSHGHSLEAAALKTKENREKLYNCCDGPLNSSFKNENTPNQMPFCSPGSAQQVGHHFENENEGHSEFRGVGLGFSPEIDSSTVQESSSMGSALDQASLEATSFCHLQQIMDQLDIKTKMCIRDSLYRLAKSAEHRHNNSNANGCIGDDETCKAMMAQDANRCAGLMDMETDTNPIDRSVAHLLFHRPSDPSVLLPNETLPFKSSATMHHGSVINPPVKTEKQVCQEDSTGVEKKVLRGNT, encoded by the exons AtgattcaaaaagaaagaatgCTGGAAAAGGATTCATGGTCTCACACACCTGAAGGTGTGTTTTCTTCATGTGGTAGTGACTCAAGCAAAGAAGCCAAAAGGCTAACATCAGATGACACGGGCATGCCCGATCATTGCTTCAAGAGCAGTAATTTAGATTCTGGTGGTTGTGAGCTCTGTGAAGATGATATTATCTTGGGAGACAAGTGTGTGGTGGAAAATGATAGTGTCTGTCAATATCCAACCAGTCACATATCCCAAGTTGACAATGAACTCAGTTTTCTTGATAATGATGGGTGGCTGGATATAGGAGACTTTGAAGATGTTGACAGGATGTT AAGTTGTGATTTAACATTTGGAGCGGGAAGTCTCAATAACGAAGAGGAGTTTTGCTGGCTCTCATCTTCTCATGGTGCTGAAGGTTCTGATGATGCATTGAAGTCTGACTTCAAGTTTTCATATGCAGAAATGAGTCCATTGAAAAATATATCAGATTATAATATGGATTCCAAGGAAAGTATTGTAGGTCTTCCGATCAATGATCCCAACCAAAGATCATCTGCTCTTGATGAAAAAATCAGGTCTCAAATGGATGTTATTGACAATGGTGTCCCTGCTCCATTATCAATGTTCAGTGAGAGTGATTCAGACATGAAATCTGTTAATATAGATGACTTGCTGCCCAAAGAAAAG CTGCAGAGGAAGTTGCCAAAGCCATCAGCGGGAAGGCGAAAAAATGGTTACCTACAAAATGGTGGttctgtgcatccttatgctgatCCAGAGCAATGTGCAGATACAAAGCAATCCTTTGGAGCCTCTTCCAGTGGGGTTACTTCTCTTGATAGCATCCAGAAACATAAGTTGAACATAGATTCTGATTCTTTAGGCTGTATACAGACACAAATTCCTATGACACGCCCTGACTATAGTCATGCTCCAAATCACACTTCCCTCTTTCCGACTTTGTCTGGATCAAGATCTGAGCATGATGGACATCTGTCTCCTTCTCTTAAAGAATCATCTTATGCATCAAACATGGAGAGTTCCCATGGTCATTCTTTGGAGGCTGCggccttgaaaacaaaagagaaTAGAGAAAAGTTGTATAATTGCTGTGATGGACCCCTAAATAGTAgtttcaaaaatgaaaatacaccAAATCAAATGCCATTTTGCAGTCCGGGTTCAGCTCAGCAAGTAGGTCatcattttgaaaatgaaaatgaaggtCATAGTGAATTCCGAGGAGTTGGCCTAGGCTTTTCACCAGAAATAGATTCATCAACAGTGCAGGAAAGCTCATCCATGGGCTCTGCTCTGGACCAAGCTTCACTTGAAGCAACTAGCTTTTGCCACCTGCAACAGATCATGGATCAG TTGGATATTAAAACCAAAATGTGCATAAGGGACAGTCTATACCGCTTGGCTAAGAGTGCTGAGCATAGACACAATAATTCAAATGCAAATGGTTGCATTGGAGACGATGAAACATGCAAAGCAATGATGGCGCAGGATGCAAACAG GTGTGCCGGATTAATGGATATGGAAACTGACACAAACCCCATTGATCGGTCTGTAGCACACTTACTGTTTCACAGGCCCTCAGATCCATCAGTGTTGCTTCCTAACGAAACTTTACCTTTCAAATCCAGTGCCACG ATGCATCATGGATCAGTGATCAATCCACCAGTGAAGACTGAGAAACAGGTCTGTCAGGAAGATTCTACTGGAGTGGAAAAAAAGGTTTTACGGGGTAACACCTAA